The proteins below come from a single Nostoc sp. KVJ3 genomic window:
- a CDS encoding substrate-binding domain-containing protein, protein MKQDSDLRNNLKSIRTRLGMSQQDLANIASVTRQTISGVESGLYAPSVAITLRLAKALGCQVEDLFWLERDLPEIEAVLAKPVPKGQQLRVSIARVGGQWIAYPLIGKDAFRQDMIPADGEGTSQAGTNKVRVRLLDDNLDTLHNTVVIAGCAPVISLWARATERWHPQLRVQYNFANSMAALHSLCRGEAHIAGMHLYDPETGEYNTPFVRDVLAGREAVLITLGVWEEGLVLKPGNPMGIRTVKDLVAGGGTIVNREIGSGSRMLLEQTLQKEQIPFDAVQGFDNILKSHQDVAQAVGLGIADAGMSTASVATAFGLGFIPLHQSRYDLVILKEYLEVAPVQQLLSTLGHRMVHSQFEILGGYDISKIGEVVATV, encoded by the coding sequence ATGAAGCAGGATAGTGACCTCCGTAATAACTTGAAGTCAATCAGAACTCGCTTAGGCATGAGCCAACAAGATTTGGCTAACATCGCTAGTGTAACTCGTCAAACAATTAGCGGTGTAGAGTCGGGACTATATGCTCCCTCAGTGGCCATAACACTTCGTTTGGCGAAGGCGCTTGGTTGTCAAGTAGAGGATCTATTCTGGTTAGAGCGGGATTTACCTGAAATTGAAGCCGTTCTTGCCAAACCTGTTCCTAAAGGTCAGCAGCTACGAGTTAGCATAGCTCGTGTAGGCGGACAATGGATAGCTTATCCCTTGATTGGTAAGGATGCTTTTCGCCAAGATATGATTCCGGCTGACGGTGAAGGTACTAGCCAAGCAGGTACAAATAAAGTTCGAGTCCGTCTTTTAGACGATAATCTCGACACACTTCACAACACAGTTGTGATTGCTGGTTGTGCCCCTGTGATTTCATTGTGGGCAAGAGCCACCGAACGCTGGCATCCCCAACTGCGAGTCCAATATAACTTCGCCAATAGCATGGCTGCATTGCACAGTTTATGCAGAGGTGAAGCGCACATCGCAGGGATGCATCTGTACGATCCTGAAACTGGTGAGTATAATACTCCCTTTGTTCGAGATGTTCTGGCTGGGAGGGAAGCAGTTCTGATTACCCTTGGTGTTTGGGAAGAGGGACTTGTATTGAAGCCTGGCAACCCAATGGGAATTAGAACAGTTAAAGACTTAGTTGCAGGGGGCGGGACTATTGTCAACCGCGAAATCGGTTCTGGTAGTCGGATGCTTTTGGAACAAACACTCCAAAAAGAGCAGATACCGTTCGATGCTGTTCAGGGCTTTGACAATATACTTAAAAGTCATCAAGATGTTGCCCAAGCTGTGGGATTAGGAATTGCTGATGCTGGTATGAGTACGGCATCTGTAGCTACCGCTTTTGGGCTGGGATTTATCCCTTTACATCAGTCACGATATGATTTGGTGATTCTCAAAGAATATCTCGAAGTTGCACCAGTACAGCAGTTGCTCAGTACTTTGGGACATCGGATGGTTCACTCACAATTTGAAATTCTCGGTGGTTATGATATCAGCAAAATTGGGGAAGTTGTAGCGACTGTTTAG
- a CDS encoding ATP-binding protein produces MGQARILVVEDEVIVARTIASQLSQLGYIVTGTASSGKVAIAKASETQPELVLMDIILKGDMDGIATASQIREQLDVPIIFLTAYGDDHTLERAKITQPFGYIVKPFTTKDLRIAIEIGLLKHQLERELRENRDQLATLLNSMSDAVIATNEQGRVTFMNPAAEALTGWQQKDALGNEATNIFHIVDEITETILENPVTKVLREQQVVYLKEFTSLIRRDGKRVPIGDSASPLKRRPDQINGVVIVFWDLSDRRQTKLLEQALEKEQELSRLKSLFISTVSHEFRNPLTVIQTAVELMEMQRENLTDAKRGIYLKRIQGAVQSLEKLMEEVLFMGRAEAEKLVYNPAPLNLEQFCLGLIEDFSIVESSICEIVFTCHSDRTDAVMDEGLLHYMFNNLLSNAVKYSPRGGKIQLDLICDPIEKVAIFYIQDQGMGIPEPDQTRLFESFYRASNVQSIPGTGLGLVIVKKCIDAHRGQISVTSQVGVGTTFTVILPLNSEL; encoded by the coding sequence ATGGGTCAAGCTAGGATTTTAGTTGTTGAAGATGAAGTGATTGTGGCTAGAACTATTGCTAGCCAACTCAGCCAATTAGGTTACATTGTTACGGGAACGGCTTCATCTGGTAAAGTTGCCATTGCCAAAGCATCAGAAACTCAACCAGAATTAGTATTAATGGATATTATTCTTAAAGGTGACATGGATGGTATTGCTACCGCCAGTCAGATTCGTGAGCAGTTAGATGTACCTATAATATTTTTAACTGCTTATGGTGACGATCATACTTTAGAACGAGCTAAAATTACTCAACCTTTTGGATATATCGTTAAGCCATTTACGACAAAAGATTTAAGAATAGCGATCGAGATCGGTCTTTTAAAACACCAATTAGAGCGTGAACTACGGGAGAATCGAGATCAGTTAGCAACTCTTTTAAACTCAATGAGTGATGCTGTAATCGCTACAAATGAGCAGGGAAGGGTAACATTTATGAATCCAGCAGCGGAAGCACTGACTGGCTGGCAACAAAAAGATGCTTTAGGAAATGAGGCGACGAATATTTTTCATATTGTCGATGAAATTACAGAGACTATATTAGAAAATCCAGTGACAAAAGTGCTACGGGAGCAACAGGTTGTTTATTTAAAAGAATTCACATCTCTGATTAGAAGAGACGGAAAAAGAGTTCCAATTGGCGATAGTGCTTCACCACTGAAGCGACGACCCGATCAGATAAATGGTGTAGTAATTGTTTTCTGGGATCTTAGCGATCGCCGCCAAACAAAATTGCTAGAGCAAGCCTTGGAAAAGGAGCAAGAACTTAGCCGTCTCAAGTCCTTATTTATCTCTACCGTATCTCATGAGTTCCGTAATCCCTTAACTGTTATTCAAACGGCAGTAGAACTTATGGAAATGCAAAGAGAAAATTTGACAGATGCAAAAAGAGGTATTTATCTAAAGCGAATTCAAGGTGCTGTGCAATCTCTAGAAAAACTGATGGAAGAAGTGCTATTTATGGGTCGAGCAGAGGCAGAAAAACTCGTATATAATCCCGCTCCTCTTAACTTAGAGCAATTCTGTCTAGGGTTAATCGAAGATTTTTCTATTGTTGAAAGTAGCATCTGTGAAATTGTTTTTACCTGTCATAGCGATCGTACCGACGCTGTAATGGATGAAGGACTCTTACATTATATGTTTAATAATCTACTCTCCAACGCAGTTAAATATTCTCCAAGAGGTGGCAAGATTCAGCTTGATTTAATATGCGACCCAATTGAGAAAGTGGCAATTTTTTATATTCAAGATCAAGGCATGGGCATTCCTGAACCAGATCAAACTCGACTTTTTGAGTCATTCTACCGAGCCTCAAATGTTCAATCAATTCCGGGTACTGGCTTGGGGTTAGTAATTGTTAAAAAGTGCATTGATGCTCATAGAGGTCAAATTAGTGTCACAAGTCAAGTTGGAGTTGGTACTACATTTACAGTCATTTTGCCCTTAAATTCGGAATTATAA
- the nifE gene encoding nitrogenase iron-molybdenum cofactor biosynthesis protein NifE yields the protein MNPTPGKTNDSLSDSNSEDARQQQIQKKKKSSTQLPQPGTTQGSCAFDSAMITLVPITDAAHVVHGPSGCAASIWGSYSSLSSGSMLYKIRFSSDIDESDIIFGGAKKLYKGILELQRRYKPAAVFVYATCITALIGDDIEGVCKDATEKTGIPTIPVHCPGFIGNQNLGNRVAGEAMLSHVIGTVEPDTITPYDINIIGEYNIAGAIWNVLPLLEKLGIRVLAKITGDAVYKEVCYAHRAKLNVLLSSKALINMAKRMEKQYGIPYIEESIYGIEQINQFLRNIAVKLDNPDLQERTEKLIAEETAAIDEKLALYITQLQGKQVILSIGSFKSWLIIFAAKKLGMEVIAILTKNNAEEDRIRVNSLLGQDGIILEQESPQEIFQIINENQADMLIAEKCYQDISLTARIPFLDINQERNHAYAGYIGILEITRELYAAFYSPVWEQVCQPAPWSEDGGVEVGEAGEAGEAGEAGGEISSSSSSSPSSLSSPSSPLSSSEEDI from the coding sequence ATGAATCCTACTCCAGGAAAAACCAACGATTCACTCAGTGACTCTAATTCTGAAGATGCTCGTCAGCAGCAGATACAAAAGAAAAAAAAGTCTTCCACACAATTACCCCAACCTGGAACTACTCAAGGGAGTTGCGCTTTTGATAGTGCAATGATTACTCTTGTACCAATCACCGATGCTGCTCATGTAGTTCACGGGCCAAGTGGCTGTGCTGCTAGTATTTGGGGAAGTTACAGCAGTCTTTCTTCTGGTTCGATGCTGTATAAAATACGCTTTAGCAGCGACATTGATGAGAGTGATATTATCTTCGGTGGAGCTAAAAAGCTGTACAAAGGCATTTTAGAATTACAAAGACGCTACAAACCTGCGGCGGTATTTGTTTACGCCACTTGTATCACCGCTTTGATTGGCGATGACATCGAGGGAGTTTGCAAAGATGCTACCGAGAAAACAGGAATACCAACTATCCCTGTACATTGTCCTGGATTCATTGGCAACCAAAATTTGGGCAACCGTGTCGCTGGTGAAGCAATGCTTTCACACGTTATTGGAACAGTTGAACCAGATACTATTACACCTTATGATATCAACATAATTGGTGAATACAATATTGCAGGTGCAATATGGAATGTTCTACCGTTGTTGGAGAAATTAGGTATCAGAGTTTTGGCAAAAATTACAGGCGATGCTGTCTACAAAGAAGTTTGCTATGCACATCGCGCCAAACTTAACGTGCTGCTCTCCTCTAAAGCACTAATTAACATGGCGAAAAGGATGGAGAAACAATATGGCATTCCCTATATTGAAGAGTCTATCTATGGCATAGAGCAAATCAATCAGTTTCTAAGGAATATTGCCGTAAAGTTGGATAATCCTGATTTGCAGGAACGTACAGAAAAGTTAATTGCAGAAGAAACTGCTGCAATAGATGAAAAACTTGCTCTTTATATCACCCAATTGCAAGGTAAGCAGGTTATCCTTTCTATTGGAAGTTTCAAGAGTTGGTTGATTATCTTTGCTGCTAAGAAATTGGGGATGGAAGTTATTGCTATTCTGACTAAGAATAATGCTGAGGAGGATAGAATTAGAGTCAACAGTTTGCTGGGTCAAGATGGCATAATTCTAGAACAAGAAAGTCCTCAAGAAATTTTCCAGATAATTAACGAAAATCAAGCTGATATGTTAATTGCTGAGAAATGCTATCAAGACATCTCTCTCACTGCTAGGATTCCATTTCTAGATATTAATCAAGAACGCAACCATGCCTATGCAGGTTATATAGGAATTTTAGAGATAACACGAGAACTGTATGCCGCTTTTTACAGCCCTGTGTGGGAGCAAGTATGTCAGCCAGCCCCGTGGTCAGAGGATGGGGGAGTAGAGGTAGGGGAGGCAGGGGAGGCAGGGGAAGCAGGGGAAGCAGGGGGAGAAATTTCTTCCTCATCCTCCTCATCTCCCTCATCTCTCTCATCCCCTTCATCCCCCTTATCTTCTTCAGAGGAGGACATCTAA
- a CDS encoding PAS domain S-box protein translates to MLFPDNETQRLEVLNRYQILDTPPEDSFDEIAQLAANLCETPIALISLVDAKREWFKSKIGVTISEIPRSISFSSYTILQNQILIIPDALKDERFTTNPLVTSNNYFRFYAGVPLITSSGFALGSLCVIDFAPRSLTAKEQVILQQLARQIIRYLDLHLQKRIDDSQIFFNLFLSKSPNPMWVYNQNNLKILDVNEAAIVHYGYSREEFLQMAMTDICHPKDAPIFRKYLEQQHSNLHFSGQWQHWRKNGQIIDVEIAIDTIDYASYKARLVNIRDITEHKRIEKNLEESEARFRVISEAIPVPLIISRLSDGLILYANSEFMQIFRFSSEDFVNRKNLDLYHKSADLEALLEALNQHDDLQDYELKLKRADGTDFWAIASLQYLEFNREAAILTVFYDITNRKNVETKLQEQNELSQRIFESIPLMIALLDANGKLQWVNQEWENVLGWKFQDLQAIDILEVLYPHPEYRQYVINFIQSAQRTWGDFKTQVRNGDLLDTSWTNVKLSNGQIIGIGQDITERKRTELALKAQAEREQLMRTVAQRIRQSLNLQDILNATVQEVRDLLGVDRVVVYQFDSEMIGTIMAESVEPGWTISLGVKIHDTCFQAGAGVEYYQGRKRAIANIYEAGLSDCHISLLEQFEVKANLVVPILLEVGSKNAGSHLWGLLVAHQCSGFRDWEENQLDLLDQLTVQLAIAIQQSSILEQAQTELVQRQKAEVKLRNALAEKEVLLKEVHHRVKNNLQIVSSLLQLQSQTLKDPELIKVLRESQNRIESISLIHKNLYTSANIGQINVSDYINNLAASLLISYQIWPDKITLETDIDSVHLNVDQAIACGLVINELISNALKHAFPNQQRGIISIALRNIGNNIEMTIRDNGIGLPDNLNWTSADSLGLSLVYDLVTEQLEGDITLESNPGTGFKIQFTQLTLHQ, encoded by the coding sequence ATGTTATTTCCTGATAATGAAACCCAACGGCTAGAAGTACTTAATAGGTATCAAATATTAGATACGCCACCAGAAGACAGTTTTGATGAAATAGCTCAACTAGCTGCTAACCTTTGTGAAACACCAATCGCTCTGATTAGCCTAGTTGATGCTAAACGGGAATGGTTCAAGTCAAAAATTGGAGTAACCATATCGGAAATTCCTCGAAGCATTTCTTTTAGTAGTTATACTATTTTACAAAATCAAATATTAATCATACCGGATGCTTTGAAAGATGAACGATTTACTACAAATCCTCTTGTAACATCAAATAATTATTTCCGTTTTTATGCAGGAGTTCCCCTAATTACTTCAAGCGGTTTTGCATTAGGTAGTCTTTGTGTAATTGATTTTGCACCACGAAGTCTGACTGCTAAAGAGCAGGTAATATTACAACAATTGGCTCGACAAATAATTAGATATTTAGATTTACATCTGCAAAAAAGAATTGATGATAGCCAAATTTTTTTTAATCTCTTTTTATCTAAAAGCCCTAATCCAATGTGGGTATATAATCAGAATAATCTAAAAATTTTAGATGTAAATGAAGCTGCTATTGTCCACTACGGTTACTCAAGAGAAGAATTCTTGCAAATGGCAATGACTGACATTTGCCATCCAAAAGACGCGCCTATTTTCAGAAAATATCTAGAGCAACAGCATTCTAACTTACACTTTTCTGGACAATGGCAACACTGGCGAAAAAACGGACAGATTATTGATGTTGAAATTGCTATAGATACAATAGACTATGCCAGCTACAAGGCTCGTTTGGTTAATATTCGAGATATTACAGAACACAAACGAATAGAAAAAAACCTTGAAGAAAGTGAAGCGAGATTTAGAGTTATTTCTGAAGCCATTCCTGTTCCATTAATTATTTCGCGTCTGTCTGACGGTTTAATTTTATATGCTAATTCGGAGTTCATGCAAATATTTCGGTTTTCATCCGAAGATTTTGTAAATCGCAAAAATTTAGATTTATACCATAAATCAGCCGATTTAGAAGCCCTATTAGAAGCTTTAAATCAACATGACGATCTTCAGGATTATGAACTGAAATTGAAGAGGGCTGATGGAACTGATTTTTGGGCGATCGCTTCTCTACAATACTTAGAATTTAACCGTGAAGCAGCAATTCTAACAGTATTTTATGATATTACAAACCGCAAAAATGTCGAGACCAAACTCCAAGAGCAAAATGAGCTTTCGCAGAGGATTTTTGAAAGTATACCATTAATGATTGCACTTCTTGATGCTAATGGTAAACTTCAATGGGTTAACCAAGAATGGGAAAATGTTTTAGGCTGGAAATTTCAAGACCTACAAGCTATTGATATTCTAGAAGTGTTATATCCTCATCCTGAATATCGACAATATGTAATTAATTTTATTCAGTCTGCACAACGAACTTGGGGTGACTTTAAAACTCAAGTTCGGAATGGTGATTTACTAGATACGTCTTGGACTAATGTTAAACTTTCAAATGGTCAAATTATCGGTATTGGGCAAGATATCACAGAACGCAAGCGAACTGAACTGGCTTTAAAAGCTCAAGCCGAACGAGAGCAATTGATGAGAACTGTTGCTCAACGAATTCGTCAATCTTTGAATCTTCAAGATATTTTGAATGCAACAGTTCAAGAAGTGCGAGATTTACTTGGGGTTGATCGAGTAGTAGTTTATCAGTTTGACTCAGAGATGATCGGCACAATTATGGCGGAGTCAGTGGAACCTGGATGGACGATTTCTTTGGGCGTAAAGATCCATGATACGTGTTTTCAAGCGGGCGCAGGAGTAGAGTATTATCAGGGACGTAAACGAGCGATCGCTAATATTTATGAAGCTGGACTAAGTGATTGCCATATTAGCCTATTAGAACAGTTTGAAGTCAAAGCAAATTTAGTCGTACCCATTTTACTAGAAGTCGGCTCTAAAAACGCTGGCTCTCACCTTTGGGGTTTACTGGTTGCTCACCAATGCTCTGGTTTCCGCGATTGGGAAGAAAATCAGTTAGATTTGCTCGATCAACTGACAGTCCAATTAGCGATCGCAATTCAACAATCCAGCATCTTAGAGCAAGCTCAAACTGAACTTGTTCAAAGGCAAAAAGCTGAAGTTAAATTAAGAAATGCCTTAGCTGAAAAAGAAGTTTTGTTAAAGGAAGTTCATCATCGAGTTAAAAATAATTTGCAAATTGTCTCCAGCTTATTGCAACTCCAGTCTCAAACCCTCAAAGATCCAGAATTAATCAAAGTTCTTCGAGAAAGTCAAAACCGAATTGAGTCAATATCCCTAATTCATAAAAATTTGTATACTTCCGCTAATATTGGACAAATTAATGTTAGTGACTATATCAATAATTTGGCAGCAAGCTTGCTAATTTCTTATCAAATATGGCCTGATAAAATTACTCTAGAAACTGATATAGATTCAGTGCATTTGAATGTTGATCAAGCTATTGCCTGTGGACTGGTTATTAATGAATTAATTTCCAATGCCCTCAAACACGCTTTTCCTAACCAACAAAGAGGCATAATTAGTATTGCTTTACGCAATATTGGCAATAATATCGAGATGACTATCCGAGATAATGGAATTGGTTTACCGGATAATTTAAATTGGACAAGTGCTGATTCTTTGGGTTTGTCGTTAGTCTATGACTTGGTTACAGAACAATTAGAAGGCGATATTACTCTAGAAAGCAATCCTGGAACAGGATTCAAAATTCAATTTACGCAGTTAACTTTGCATCAGTAA
- the nifH gene encoding nitrogenase iron protein yields the protein MSDEKIRQIAFYGKGGIGKSTTSQNTLAAMAEVGKRILIVGCDPKADSTRLILHCKAQTTVLHLAAERGAVEDIELEEVVITGFRNIRCVESGGPEPGVGCAGRGIITAINFLEENGAYSDVDFVSYDVLGDVVCGGFAMPIREGKAQEIYIVTSGEMMAMFAANNIARGVLKYAHTGGVRLGGLICNSRKTDREDELISTLAARLSTQMIHFVPRDNIVQHAELRRMTVNEYAPDSGQANEYRTLADKIINNTNLAVPTPIEMDELEDLLIEFGILESEENAAKMISQADAAKKQEDAEGEALEALKKGNVEIVSGSEKK from the coding sequence ATGTCCGACGAAAAAATTAGACAGATTGCTTTTTACGGTAAAGGTGGTATTGGTAAATCTACCACTTCCCAAAATACCCTGGCTGCAATGGCAGAAGTGGGTAAACGCATCTTGATTGTCGGATGTGACCCCAAAGCTGACTCTACCCGATTGATTTTGCACTGTAAAGCCCAAACCACCGTGTTGCACTTAGCTGCTGAACGCGGTGCTGTGGAAGATATCGAACTCGAAGAAGTGGTAATCACTGGTTTCCGAAATATCAGATGCGTGGAATCAGGTGGGCCAGAACCTGGCGTAGGTTGCGCCGGTCGGGGTATCATCACCGCTATCAACTTCCTTGAAGAAAACGGCGCTTACTCAGATGTAGATTTCGTATCCTACGACGTATTGGGCGACGTTGTGTGTGGTGGTTTTGCGATGCCAATTCGTGAAGGTAAAGCCCAAGAAATCTACATTGTTACCTCTGGTGAAATGATGGCGATGTTTGCAGCTAATAACATTGCTCGTGGCGTTCTCAAATATGCTCACACTGGTGGGGTACGTTTGGGTGGGCTGATTTGTAACAGCCGCAAAACTGACCGGGAAGATGAACTGATTAGCACTCTTGCAGCCAGATTAAGTACTCAGATGATTCACTTCGTTCCCCGTGACAATATCGTGCAACACGCCGAATTGCGGCGGATGACGGTGAATGAGTACGCACCTGATAGTGGACAAGCTAATGAATACCGTACACTAGCAGACAAGATTATCAATAATACAAATCTTGCTGTTCCTACACCCATCGAAATGGATGAATTAGAAGATTTGTTGATTGAATTCGGTATCCTTGAGAGTGAAGAAAATGCTGCAAAAATGATTAGCCAAGCAGATGCAGCTAAAAAACAAGAAGATGCTGAAGGTGAAGCACTAGAAGCACTGAAAAAAGGAAACGTAGAAATAGTTTCCGGTAGCGAGAAGAAGTAA